The region TAATTCTTGGAATAAACGTGTTTTTTCTTTTTTGGTTAAGTCACGCCATTGTCCTACTGGCAGATTTCCAAGCGTAATGTTCATAATACGGACACGTTGTAAACGATAAACTTCATATCCTAATACTTCACACATACGACGAATTTGGCGATTTAATCCTTGTGTTAAAATAATGTTAAATTCATATTTTGAAATTTGTGTCACTTTACAAGGTAATGTTTTTTGTCCTAAGATTCGAACCCCTTTAGACATTTTTTCAATAAATTCAGGTGTAATTGGTTTATCAACAGATACAATATATTCTTTTTCGTGATTATTTTCAGCACGTAAAATTTCGTTGACAATATCTCCATCATTTGTAAGTAAAATTAATCCATCAGAATCTTTATCTAAACGACCAATGTTAAACACACGAAGCGGGTGATTAACTAAATCGACGATATTTCCTTTGACTCCTTTTTCTGTTGTACACGTAATTCCGACCGGTTTATTTAAAGCAAGATAAACGTGATTACGAGCAAGACGGATAATGTTTCCATTTACCATTACCTCATCACCAGGTTTCACTTGATCACCAATTTTAGCAATACGACCGTTAACTTTAACTCGTCCTTCCGCAATTAATTTATCAGCCCCACGTCTTGAAGCTTTTCCAGAATCACTTATAAATTTATTTAAACGCATGTTGTCACTTCCTTTGATGGAGTTTAAAAAATCAATCTGTCATAAGTATACCGTGATTTTAAATAATTTGTCGATAGGAACTTAGCTAAAATCCTTTTATTTCAAGATTAAATCTCACGTCAGTCACTTTAATCTCCATACAGCAAGAAATTTCTGAACCTATCTTAAAAGTAGAGACAAATCAGAATGATTATCCCAAAATGATATCTTTTAATCGGGACGGGAGTTCAAGTGATCGTGTAAATAAAAGCAAACTATTCAAGATTTTCATATATGATTCTCAACTCGTATAATGACGATAGTTTGATGGAACGATTACTTTGGTTTAATGGGTTACCATTTAAATTAGAGGCTTGTTTTTAACGCTCAAGAATCGTAAAATAGGACTGAAAAGAGGAGGAATATATGATGATGGAACCGACAATGAACGCGTAGCAGAGGTTATGCGATTAATTAGTTAAATAGCCTTTGCGAACTCTCATGTTAGATTGAATAAATCTTGAGGAGGCGCAACATGTGCTATATTAAAGCGAAAGATGTTTTACCACTTGAAGTTATTGAACTCATTCAACAATATGTCGATGGCGAATATTTGTATATTCCCAAAAAAAGAGGAGCGTAGACTCGGGTGGGGCACTAAGACGAAAATAAGAGAAGAAATGAATCAACGAAATACTAATATTTATACATAATTTTTAGCTGGGGAATCAAAGGAAACCTTAGCTCATAACTACTGTTTATCACAAAAAAGTATTGAACGTATTATTTTGCAACAAAAACGAAAAAGATGAGGCAATCTGTTTGCCTCATCTTTTTTTCAGAATCATAAATGAGGTCGCCATAAGATGAAGTGTGGGATATCATAATACAGGTGGAGGGATTTTTGATGAGTACTAGATTAAAAAATGTATTAGCCTGTTACGACTTAGTGGAGGCGAAGATTGAAACAGAAGCGATAAGTGATGAAACGAATCGTCAACCACACGTTTGGACCGTGAATGATGATTACTTATTGAGAATGAGTGAGAATTTAGAGGAATTAAAACGACACATTCATTTATCTAAATTATTAAAGACGGTTAATGTTAAAACGCAAACCCCGATTCAAACTGTGAATCACGAAGATTATGTCGTTATGGATGGTTATTATTTTATTTTGTGTGAAAAAATAAAAGGATCCGTATTAACGGATTATTTTATAGCCGATGAGGCGAAGCTTGGTTATGAACTGGGGCAACATTTAGCAACGCTACACGAAGGGTTAAAAGAAATTACACCCAAACTTACTGATTTGTGGGATAATGATATGTTACAAGAGTTATCGGGGTGGGTGAGTGAAGAACTTGAAACGTATGTATCAGCGTCAACCTTACCTAAAACGGAACTAACTGAACTAAAAAACATAAAAAATACGTGTATAAATCATTTTAAGGAGCTTTATAACAATCTTCCAAGACAGGCGATTCATCGTGACTTTCATGGCGCCAATATCATTTTTAATGATAATGAAATTGTCGGCTATATTGATTTTGATTTAACCCAACTCAATGCGCGATTATTTGACGTTTGTTATTTAGGAACGGGGGCATTGGCTAGTATTTTTCAAGAAGAGGCCAAACGTGACAGATGATCAATCTTTTTCAAGCAAGTGATTAAAGGATATGACGAAGTAACCATTTTAACGTTTGAAGAAAAGCAAATGATTAAGCCCATGATGATTGCAATTGACTTGATCATGATTGCCTTTTTTGTTCAAGGAGGTTACAAAGAACTTGCTGACACGAATACGAGAATGATTAACTGGATCGAAAACACATGGAGCGGGGATTTAGGAACAGTCTAAGTTACGCACCTCAGTGGAATATCAAAAGAATTTTAATTTCACCTCGATATTTGTGTTATAATAAAGATTATTCGACATAGTATGGAGGCATTTTAATGGATAATAATGATATTTTAATTCGAATCAGATATGCATTAAACTTAAAAGACGGTCAAATGCTTAAAATATTTAAATTAGGTGGCGTGACGTTAACAGAAGAAGAAGTTCGAAAAATGTTAATTAAGTCACCGGATAAAGGAATTTTCCAAGATCAAGAGGCAGAGGAAAATTTAAAATGTAATAATCGTACATTAGATGCGTTTTTAAATGGGTTAATTGTGTATAAACGAGGTCAAAAAGAAGGGCAAGAACCGATGCAACCTGTTGCGATTAAACAAAACGCTGTTAATAATGTCGTGATGAAAAAGTTAAAAATTGCGCTTTCTTTAACAGGAGAAGACATGCTTGAAATTTTAGCTTTAGCAGGCGTTCAGATTTCAAAAAGTGAATTAAGTGCGGTGTTACGTAAAGAAGGGCAAAAAAATTATAAACAGTGTGGCGATCGTTATCTTCGTAACTTCTTAAAAGGATTAACATTAAAACCACGTTTGTAATCAATAAAAAGTCTATCATTGGATAGACTTTTTATGTTGTCGAAGCATGGAATAACTTGTCGTTGAAAAAAGTATTAATTATTGATATAATTTAATTCTCACAGCATTTCGTATGAAAAGAAAAAATATTTTTTAAATTGGAGAAGTGATCTATGACGGTAAGAATTGCAATCCTAGGTGGACCACGTTGTGGAAAAACAACGTTAATTCAACAATTATATGTGGATTTAAAAATCAGAGATATTAATGTTGGAGTCGCAACAGAATACAGTACTGATTATTTAAGAGATAAAGGCATGATCGAATCAATTTCTGAGCAATACGGAATTTATTTAGGCCAATTACATTTAGAGAAAGCATTAGATGGACACGATTATGCTGTAACGGATTATGCGACATTCGTTCCTTATATTTATGGACGTTTAATGCTAGGTGATAAAACTCGCACCAAAAAAGAAATTGAAATTTTAAATGACCTATATAGTTTAGCGATTCGTGATTTACCTCAATATGACTATATCTTCTTTGTACCACGTGAATTTGGTTATAAGAAAGATGGCGTAAGATGGCAAGATGAAGAAGTTGCTCAAATGGTGGATGATGCGATCTTAAACTTCTTAAATGCTGAAAATGTGAAATATTCTGTGATTAGTGGTTCAACCAAAGAACGTTCAGAAAAAATCATGGATATTATCGGAATCGATGCTGAAATCGTTCAACCTATTAGTGTTGACGAAATGGCAGAATAATAAAAAAATGTCGACCAGGCGGTCGACATTTTTTTTGATTTATCAAATGCTTTATTGACTATTCATGTTAAATTAGCTTTGAAATTAACCTAAATTTTACAATTTATTATAAATTCGATATAATTGTAAGGAGTAAGGGGGATGAAAATGAAGAAATGGAGAGAAATTAGCACCTTTGGGATGCCATTGGCATACATCATGGGTTTTGTTTGCGTCGATAGTTTAATTCGATTAATGGCAGGTTATGATTGGTTTTCATTAAAAGCCATTTTATTTTCGATTTCATTTAGTAGTTTATTAGCTGCCATTGGGCTATTATTTAAAGGAATCGCAAGACCTATTTTCTATAGCATGACGTTTAGTCTCATTAGCATTATTGCAGTGGGACAATTGATTTATTATCGATTTTATCAAGCTTTTTTTTCTGTTAATCAAATGACGAATTTAATGGAATTATCAACGGTAAGTGGGGAGATATTTCGGGTATTAGAATTAAAATATAGTTTGTTTTTAATTCCCACGGGATTTGTTTTATTAGCGTGCTATTGGTTTAAATCACCGAAAAAACGAACACGACATGATCAACTGATTATCGTGACTTTAACTATTTTGTCTGTTATCTTAAGTACTGTCACAAAGCTAACTTTTACACAAGCAAGCAATGAAGGGAGTCGATATAAAGATGATGTTTATTTATACGAAACATTATTTGATAAAGGAAAAGCGATGAGTGAATTTGGATTGTATCAATATACACTACAAGATATTAAACTTGCTATCAGTCATCAGCAAGAAAAAACGCAAGTAGTGGGCCAACAAACATCTGAAATTGACGACTACTTTCAAAAATTAAATCATACGCATATCGACAATGAGATGAGTGGGATTTTTGAAGGGAAAAACGTCGTTTACATTATGGCAGAAAGTTTGTTCAGCCGTGCCATTCATGAACAGGCGACCCCAACATTATATAAACTAATGAATGAAGGAATTTATTTTGAGAACTATTATTCCCCACATTATAAAGGGACCACGAGTGACTCGGAATTTATCTCTAATACCTCGTTGGTACCATCAGTGAATTATGGCACAACTTGTTATGAATTCACCGACAACGCGTTTCCAAATTCAATTGCCTCTGTGTTTAAAAAGGCAGGATACAGCGCGACATCTTATCATTCGAACACCGGAGAATTTTATAATCGAGATGCCTATCATGAATCACTAGGATATGATGCTTTTTATGACCAAGAAGCACTTGGTTTAGAATTTTTAGAAGAGTGGGAGTATATGGTGAACTGGCCAAGTGATGCGGATTTAATGAATGCTGCGTCTGATATTTTTCTTGAAGATGATCGTTTCTTTAGTTACGTGATTACGACGAATGGTCATACGCCCTATACCACACAGCGGACTGAACTACAAGAAAATTACGATTATGTTAGCTCATTTATTCAGTCTGATGACGAAGAAATTGTTTATTATTATGCCGCTCAAAATGCCTTCGACCAATCAATCGAAGTGCTTATGGGGCGTCTATTAGAAGCGGGAGTCTTAGATGAAACAGTTCTTGTCATTTATGGGGATCATTATCCTTATCCCATTCATCACGATAAGTTATGGGCATATGATTCAACAAATGAGTGGGATTGGCAAGAGCTTCGTAAAGTTCCACTCATGATTTGGACACCGGGGATTGAGGCTCAGACGGTATCAAAAGTTATGAATGTATTTGATTTAGTTCCGACGATGGCGAATTTATTTAATTTAGATTACGATTATGAGCATGCATTTGGGATTGATATTTTTAGTGAATTAGAATCAACCGTTATTTTTGAAGATTATGGATGGATCACCGATCATGCAAGATATAATAAGTATTCAGAATATTATGAATCCTTTGATGAGATAGGAACTGAAAGTTATATGGAAGAAATGGATGTTAAAGTGATTGAAATGTTTGAAATCGGACAAAAAGTGTTACGAGATGATTACTTTAAAAGATAACCTCACTAGCTTCTAATTCTTAAAAGGAGTATCGCATAAATAATAAAAAGAGTTCTATTAAATTAGAACTCTTTTTATTATTTATTTACGCAATGATGACAACGATTGTAATCATCTTGTTCAGGGAATTTGGCATCGACACGACCACCTGGTCCAACTTCAAGATTACAGTTTGCACAATACGGTGTTTCATCATATTGTCCTTCCTCATAAATTTGTGAGACAGGACCCATTGTAATATCACCAAACCAAATCATAAATGTCCTCTTTTCTAAAAGATTTTATTTAATCATATCGTATTAATGAGGCAAGTTCAAGTGAAACTAATGGTGGAGTTCATCACTATATTTGGTTATTTAGTTAGAGGTGATTATAAATATTGTAAGATGATTTCAGATATGCTATGTTTAAATCAAAAGTTAGCATAAGCTAACTTGAGGAAACAGTTAAAACCTGCTTTTATTTTTAACAATTAGTTAGCATATGCTAATTTGAGGTGGTATACCCACCATTCATCCGTTCTGTTAAAGAGAGTAGATTTGAATATACTAATAAATGCATTAAAAATGAGGTGAAAAAATGAAAAGGACATTAATTGAGCATGCAGCGCCTACATTAGCCGGGTTAAAAACGGCTAATATGTTTAATTATAAATTTAAAAGTAAGGAACAATTAACAGAAGAGCTAATCCTTCTCAATCGAGAATTAAATGAAAAGGGCCTTTATCTTGATGTTCTTCGAGAAAGTTGTCAAACCGTTCTTCTTTATGTGTATCGAAAGAATCAATTATTAGAAGAGTTAAAAGAGGTGAGAACCCGACAATTATTAACGGAATTGGGGTATCATCATCAAGCGACGATTCCGGATCTTTTGAATAGGTTAAAGCAACGTTTATCATCATCTGATGAATTTCCTCATGAAATTGGGGTGTTTTTAGGATATCCAATTGAAGATGTGTTAGGTTTTATTACGAACTGTGGCTCGAATTGTAAATGTTGTGGTTATTGGAAGGTCTATGGGGATGAACAAAAAGCGAAACGATTATTTGGTCAGTTTACAAAGTGCCGAGAAATCTATTTGAAATTATACTTAATGGGACGATCAATTAATCAATTGATTGTATCCGTTTAATAGCTAAATGTGTTAACAATGAGGAGAGCGAAACAGAAAACGCACAGAGAACAATAAAATCCATTGATCATGTGGGAGGGATGTCAAACGCTTGAGAATTCATTCATATCATATCAAAAAAGGTGGCACGACAGAGGTGCGCCCCTTTTTGGTTCAAATTAATCAATAGCACTTAAACTTGAGAGAATTGAAATAAAGGCAATCATAATCAATAGCATATTAGCGACTAAGCCTCCAAGAGTTAAAGCGGCATTAAATAGATAAATGGTTGGAATAAATAAGATAATAATAAATGGAATTGGAATAAATAGTAAATAAGAGCTATACCAGTTCCCATTTAATAACGTCTTAATAAAAGCACAGATAGCGAATAAAAAGGCTGGACAAACGGTTAAGTAACTCGCTCCTGGGAATGTAAAGGTGATAATCAAAGACAAGATAAGAAGCAAGACAAGTAATCCAAGTAAAAATTCTGAGGATTCTTTGAATCGATGTGTCATTTTTTTAATGACTAAGAAGTGCGTGATAAAGGTCACGATAATCACGCTAACGAAGATAAAATCTTCATGTTTCATAAGTGGTAAGTACGTCAGTTTAAATGGACGCCCATTTAACACCGCAATAAAACGTGTTAATAAATAGGATAAACCCATCATTAAAATCGTGAAGCCAGCATTTAAAAACGTATATTTAAAGACTGTCATCTGCTTTTGTATCTGAAGTTTTTTAAATAAGAAGATAATTAAAGCGAAGATTACAATGATTAAAAGATAGTTGAGTGTTTTGGAGTAGTTAATAAATGCCGTTCCAAACGTGAAGAAAATAGAATCATGTGAGGCAGTTAGGGCGTTTGCGTCCGAATAAGTTTCGTCCTAAACAAAAGCTTTTACAATCGGCAAGACGTGATCTCCATAATGCTGAAGGGAAGCATCACTTAAATGATCTGGATTATCATTGGGTGTATGATAATTTTCAAGACTATCTCACACACTGATGTTAATGCCAGGCAAATCATGTTGTAAGAAAATAGTGAAGTCCGACCCATTTGGAAGTAAACGATAAATTTCTGGTGTGATTGAATACGAAAAAGGATGCTCACTTTTTTTAAATAGATCCATAATAGCAGCGTTGTTAGGACTTGTTTCAAACATGACGGCAGGACCTTTTGTACCACGTGCTTCAATATTGATCAGGTAGCGAACCCCTTCAAAAATTTCTGATTCATTGACCGCTTGCTTAGCTCCAAGTAATCCATATTCTTCGCCATCGGTGAAGAGGATTTTAATTCCATTAATCATTGGAGTGTTCATTTCTTAGATCACACGTACTGTTTCAAGAATGGTTGAAAGGCCATATCTTACATCGGTAGCACCGCGTGAACCATCCATTTCAGCATATCGTTCTGGTTTAGCACGAGACCTATCGTAGTGTGTCACGAGCATAATATACGAATCAGATTGTCCTTCAAGTGTTGCATAAATATTTTGCAAGTCTTCGTAACTATCACTGCGCTCAACATAAACATCCTCATATTCGTAAAGTGTGGGTTGGAGTCCGAATGCTTCTAGTTGTGAGATCAGATAATTTCTCACGTTTTCTTTCGCTTCGATATCATAAATAGAATGTGGTTCTTTTGCGATTTCTTGAATATGATTCATCTGATTGGTTACATTGACCTTTGATAAATCATCGTAGTTTGGTGTGGCTGGATTCAGTGATTCAAACCCGATCCAAGCAGATATTGTGACAACTATAATAAGAATTAGAAAAGTAAGTCGTTTATTCGTTTTAAACATAAGTCCCCCTTAAAGATTCGACATTTAGATTTGCTTCCTTCTTAATTTAACAAAATTTAATTACCTTGTTAATCGAAATATTTCAAATACAAAGTATTTTGAGGTTTTATAATCTGAAAAGTAACTGACAGAATCATAAATTTGTTATCCTAATAATTACATATTTATTATTACTGTTTTTTTCTAATTTTTGTGTTTACTCGTGGTATAATCTTAACGTGTTTTTAAGAAGACTATGCGCTTTTAAAAAGGAAATATCGCATGACAGAATTAAAAAAATAAAAGAGCGTTAATGATGTTATTTAATATCATTTTTATCATCACGTTTGGTTATATTACGTTAGATGCAATGATTCGTCCATCGACTTTATTTGCAAGTATGAATCCACTGCTCGTGACAAGAGGAGCAGGGAGGTCCTGTTTATCCTGATAAAATTAAATGCTTATCTTGAAAAATTTTCAAATCAAAAGTTACTATTTATGATATTTGGAAGTTTTTTAGTGAATAATCGCCTTACAACTATTTTTTATGACATGTTTTAAAGTAACGCCCCTTTGGCATTTTGGGATAGTGCATGTTTCAGCACTTAATGCGCAAGAAGGCTTTACGAAGTTTGATAGTTATTTTTACGATTGTTACCCAAATAACATTCCGTTATTTCTATTTGAATTAGGCGTGTTACATTTATTTAAATGACTAGGCATTAGCAATGATTACATAGCACGTATGCTTGTTAACATTGGTTTTGTGCAATTATCACTCATTTGTTGGTATGTCTTTATTAAACGCTGCGATGGGATGGTGCGAGCGAAAGAATCAGCAATGACCTCTATTGCTCATCAAGGGATCATTTTAATTCCCATGGCCGTCTTCTTGCCTAAATTCTTTGATACTTTTGGAGATAACTTTGGATTGATTAAGAATTTATTTGAAACAGAGATGCCGAATGGATTATAGGGTGTGATGTTTGCTCAACTGTTATGAGATATAATCACAGCGATTGTGACGGTCATGATCGCCCTTCGTCCGCTCAACGA is a window of Turicibacter sanguinis DNA encoding:
- the rluF gene encoding 23S rRNA pseudouridine(2604) synthase RluF, which codes for MRLNKFISDSGKASRRGADKLIAEGRVKVNGRIAKIGDQVKPGDEVMVNGNIIRLARNHVYLALNKPVGITCTTEKGVKGNIVDLVNHPLRVFNIGRLDKDSDGLILLTNDGDIVNEILRAENNHEKEYIVSVDKPITPEFIEKMSKGVRILGQKTLPCKVTQISKYEFNIILTQGLNRQIRRMCEVLGYEVYRLQRVRIMNITLGNLPVGQWRDLTKKEKTRLFQELNYHPQEW
- a CDS encoding phosphotransferase, with translation MSTRLKNVLACYDLVEAKIETEAISDETNRQPHVWTVNDDYLLRMSENLEELKRHIHLSKLLKTVNVKTQTPIQTVNHEDYVVMDGYYFILCEKIKGSVLTDYFIADEAKLGYELGQHLATLHEGLKEITPKLTDLWDNDMLQELSGWVSEELETYVSASTLPKTELTELKNIKNTCINHFKELYNNLPRQAIHRDFHGANIIFNDNEIVGYIDFDLTQLNARLFDVCYLGTGALASIFQEEAKRDR
- a CDS encoding YehS family protein, translated to MDNNDILIRIRYALNLKDGQMLKIFKLGGVTLTEEEVRKMLIKSPDKGIFQDQEAEENLKCNNRTLDAFLNGLIVYKRGQKEGQEPMQPVAIKQNAVNNVVMKKLKIALSLTGEDMLEILALAGVQISKSELSAVLRKEGQKNYKQCGDRYLRNFLKGLTLKPRL
- a CDS encoding ATP/GTP-binding protein, yielding MTVRIAILGGPRCGKTTLIQQLYVDLKIRDINVGVATEYSTDYLRDKGMIESISEQYGIYLGQLHLEKALDGHDYAVTDYATFVPYIYGRLMLGDKTRTKKEIEILNDLYSLAIRDLPQYDYIFFVPREFGYKKDGVRWQDEEVAQMVDDAILNFLNAENVKYSVISGSTKERSEKIMDIIGIDAEIVQPISVDEMAE
- a CDS encoding LTA synthase family protein, whose product is MKKWREISTFGMPLAYIMGFVCVDSLIRLMAGYDWFSLKAILFSISFSSLLAAIGLLFKGIARPIFYSMTFSLISIIAVGQLIYYRFYQAFFSVNQMTNLMELSTVSGEIFRVLELKYSLFLIPTGFVLLACYWFKSPKKRTRHDQLIIVTLTILSVILSTVTKLTFTQASNEGSRYKDDVYLYETLFDKGKAMSEFGLYQYTLQDIKLAISHQQEKTQVVGQQTSEIDDYFQKLNHTHIDNEMSGIFEGKNVVYIMAESLFSRAIHEQATPTLYKLMNEGIYFENYYSPHYKGTTSDSEFISNTSLVPSVNYGTTCYEFTDNAFPNSIASVFKKAGYSATSYHSNTGEFYNRDAYHESLGYDAFYDQEALGLEFLEEWEYMVNWPSDADLMNAASDIFLEDDRFFSYVITTNGHTPYTTQRTELQENYDYVSSFIQSDDEEIVYYYAAQNAFDQSIEVLMGRLLEAGVLDETVLVIYGDHYPYPIHHDKLWAYDSTNEWDWQELRKVPLMIWTPGIEAQTVSKVMNVFDLVPTMANLFNLDYDYEHAFGIDIFSELESTVIFEDYGWITDHARYNKYSEYYESFDEIGTESYMEEMDVKVIEMFEIGQKVLRDDYFKR
- a CDS encoding DUF3793 family protein; the encoded protein is MKRTLIEHAAPTLAGLKTANMFNYKFKSKEQLTEELILLNRELNEKGLYLDVLRESCQTVLLYVYRKNQLLEELKEVRTRQLLTELGYHHQATIPDLLNRLKQRLSSSDEFPHEIGVFLGYPIEDVLGFITNCGSNCKCCGYWKVYGDEQKAKRLFGQFTKCREIYLKLYLMGRSINQLIVSV